One part of the Geothrix edaphica genome encodes these proteins:
- a CDS encoding sigma 54-interacting transcriptional regulator, giving the protein MSRIKPEVPVAAPELETALTGARLVEEAGALLTLGEEPERMVAHAFERLGQLVPYDLATVLLREGEALRVAYAVGPLATPQLAEALIPIRGNLRLLHALKPRSKPATFEEDDPGEDTFHGLLEMPHGHSCLVAPLRSRGETFGLMTLDAMVCRQYPESVLHHVGVFASLLALGIKQAEHLARLAERERSLAEEVSYFREVQRRDVLQEPLRAESPAMRAILDQLRQVAATVATVLITGETGTGKEKVAQTLHHLSPRREKPFIKVNCSALPATLIESELFGHVKGAFSGAAAARKGRFELADGGTLFLDEIGDLPLDLQPKLLRAIQEKEIDPLGAEKSRKVDVRLVAATHTDLRKAVAEGRFREDLFYRLSVFPIHLPPLRERPDDIPALAEAFLDRFARDNRRPPIHLPPSVRDQLEAYPWPGNVRELHNVLERAAILSAGRELRLPPGALPGRSGSERTGRPLTWAAQEHAYLERLLHHTRGKIAGADGAAALAGLAPSTLLSRLEKLGLSPRDFRGA; this is encoded by the coding sequence ATGTCGAGAATCAAGCCGGAGGTGCCCGTGGCTGCGCCGGAGCTCGAGACCGCCCTCACCGGGGCCCGCCTGGTGGAAGAGGCGGGTGCCCTGCTCACCCTCGGGGAGGAACCGGAGCGCATGGTCGCCCACGCCTTCGAGCGCCTGGGCCAGCTGGTGCCCTATGACCTGGCCACGGTGCTGCTCCGCGAGGGCGAGGCCCTGCGGGTGGCCTACGCAGTGGGACCCCTGGCCACGCCCCAGCTCGCAGAGGCCCTCATCCCCATCCGGGGGAACCTGCGCCTCCTGCACGCTCTCAAGCCCCGCTCCAAACCCGCCACCTTCGAGGAGGATGATCCGGGCGAGGATACCTTCCACGGCCTGCTGGAGATGCCCCACGGCCACAGCTGCCTGGTGGCGCCGCTCCGCAGCCGGGGCGAGACCTTCGGCCTCATGACCCTCGACGCCATGGTCTGCCGCCAGTACCCCGAGAGCGTGCTGCACCATGTGGGCGTCTTCGCCTCGCTGCTGGCGCTGGGGATCAAGCAGGCCGAGCACCTGGCGCGGCTGGCGGAGCGGGAGCGCAGCCTGGCCGAGGAGGTCAGCTACTTCCGGGAGGTCCAGCGCCGCGACGTGCTGCAGGAGCCCCTGCGGGCTGAGAGCCCCGCCATGCGCGCCATCCTGGACCAGCTGCGCCAGGTGGCCGCCACGGTGGCCACGGTGCTCATCACGGGCGAGACCGGCACCGGCAAGGAGAAGGTGGCCCAGACCCTCCACCACCTCTCACCCCGCCGCGAGAAACCCTTCATCAAGGTGAACTGCAGCGCCCTGCCCGCCACGCTCATCGAATCCGAGCTCTTCGGCCACGTGAAGGGCGCCTTCAGCGGTGCGGCCGCGGCCCGCAAGGGAAGGTTCGAGCTGGCGGACGGCGGCACCCTCTTCCTGGACGAGATCGGCGACCTGCCCCTGGACCTCCAGCCCAAGCTGCTGCGCGCCATCCAGGAGAAGGAGATCGATCCCCTGGGCGCCGAGAAGTCCCGCAAGGTGGACGTGCGCCTCGTGGCCGCCACCCACACGGACCTGCGCAAGGCCGTGGCCGAGGGCCGGTTCCGCGAGGACCTCTTCTACCGGCTCAGCGTCTTCCCCATCCACCTCCCGCCCCTGCGCGAGCGGCCCGATGACATCCCCGCCCTGGCCGAGGCCTTCCTCGACCGCTTCGCCCGGGACAACCGCCGCCCCCCCATCCACCTGCCCCCATCCGTGCGGGACCAGCTGGAGGCCTACCCCTGGCCCGGCAATGTGCGGGAGCTCCACAACGTGCTGGAACGCGCCGCGATCCTCTCGGCGGGCCGCGAGCTGCGCCTGCCCCCGGGGGCCCTGCCCGGCCGGAGCGGCAGCGAGCGGACCGGGCGCCCCCTCACCTGGGCGGCCCAGGAGCACGCCTACCTGGAGCGCCTGCTCCACCACACCCGCGGCAAGATCGCCGGGGCGGACGGTGCCGCGGCCCTGGCCGGGCTGGCCCCCTCCACCCTGCTTTCGCGCCTGGAAAAGCTCGGCTTGAGCCCCAGGGACTTCCGCGGAGCGTGA
- a CDS encoding YIP1 family protein, translating into MSETAGPNDALPPIIPLDEPPSPPPPAFAPPPLEAPPLRPIPFEDLEAIPGFWARVGAMFRLVFSNPMELFDRVPATEGLGAPWRFLLLLSIPVFLIMALLFFFVGMGIILAALEQTGKGEGRTIAAVMPLIFGAILLLMPLFTFLGMLVGGLFNHVFLWMWGGLKPGAGLGQTIRAYGYASAFIQIGGLIPYIGFLVQIAGMVVIGMGLARMHKTDTWRGVCAALTPLILLCCCGLIAAMAIPAIIAAAGR; encoded by the coding sequence ATGAGCGAGACTGCCGGCCCCAACGACGCCCTGCCCCCGATCATCCCGCTGGATGAGCCGCCCTCCCCGCCGCCCCCGGCCTTCGCGCCGCCGCCGCTGGAGGCGCCGCCCCTCCGCCCCATCCCCTTCGAGGACCTCGAGGCCATCCCCGGCTTCTGGGCCCGGGTGGGCGCCATGTTCCGGCTGGTCTTCAGCAACCCCATGGAACTCTTCGACCGGGTGCCCGCCACCGAGGGCCTCGGCGCACCCTGGCGCTTCCTGCTGCTGCTGTCGATCCCGGTTTTCCTCATCATGGCCCTCCTCTTCTTCTTCGTGGGCATGGGCATCATCCTCGCCGCCCTGGAACAGACCGGGAAAGGCGAAGGCCGGACCATCGCCGCCGTCATGCCCCTCATCTTCGGCGCCATCCTCCTGCTCATGCCGCTCTTCACCTTCCTGGGCATGCTCGTCGGAGGGTTGTTCAACCACGTCTTCCTCTGGATGTGGGGCGGCCTCAAGCCCGGCGCGGGATTGGGCCAGACCATCCGCGCCTACGGCTACGCCTCCGCCTTCATCCAGATCGGCGGACTGATCCCCTACATCGGCTTCCTGGTTCAGATCGCCGGCATGGTGGTCATCGGCATGGGCCTGGCCCGCATGCACAAGACCGACACCTGGCGGGGCGTCTGCGCGGCCCTGACCCCCCTCATCCTCCTCTGCTGCTGCGGCCTCATCGCGGCCATGGCCATTCCCGCGATCATCGCCGCTGCGGGACGGTAG
- a CDS encoding enoyl-CoA hydratase/isomerase family protein: MTLVAWYEGRTSLDLLRGTDWAWIGLRSGDGLNRLHSELLVALDRLFMELRAAGVRRVALSHAGWMAGRGHHFSAGADLHEVGALDPVSAEPFARRGQRVMGHLLWPGWRTLTLISGVAMGGGCDLALHGQERWAVAAEPTTGKGGLRLAHPAAKHGILTGFGGTVRLPELLGREGADRLFRHFETWGTAEALAAGAVQRVLEPEVASAAVLEWLGSTVPQRR; the protein is encoded by the coding sequence ATGACACTGGTCGCCTGGTACGAGGGGCGCACTTCCCTGGACCTGCTGCGCGGCACGGACTGGGCCTGGATCGGACTGCGCTCGGGCGACGGCCTCAACCGCCTGCACAGCGAGCTGCTGGTGGCGCTGGATCGCCTGTTCATGGAGCTGCGCGCCGCCGGGGTGCGCCGGGTGGCCCTCAGCCACGCCGGCTGGATGGCGGGACGGGGCCATCACTTCTCGGCGGGCGCGGATCTGCACGAGGTGGGCGCCCTGGATCCCGTGTCGGCGGAGCCCTTCGCCCGACGGGGCCAGCGCGTGATGGGACACCTGCTCTGGCCCGGCTGGCGCACGCTCACCTTGATCTCGGGCGTGGCCATGGGCGGCGGCTGCGACCTGGCCCTCCATGGCCAGGAGCGCTGGGCGGTGGCCGCGGAGCCCACCACCGGGAAGGGTGGCCTCCGCCTGGCCCACCCTGCTGCGAAGCACGGCATCCTCACGGGCTTCGGAGGCACGGTGCGCCTGCCGGAGCTCCTGGGCCGCGAAGGCGCCGATCGCCTCTTCCGGCATTTCGAGACCTGGGGCACGGCCGAGGCGCTCGCCGCAGGGGCGGTGCAGCGCGTCCTCGAGCCTGAAGTGGCGTCGGCGGCGGTTCTCGAGTGGCTGGGGTCTACCGTCCCGCAGCGGCGATGA
- a CDS encoding tRNA (adenosine(37)-N6)-dimethylallyltransferase: MPIAILGPTASGKSAVAVAVARRVGGAVVNGDPYQAIAGLAIGTGQPDTAEQGGVPHLGYGDLPLSTRPNPKAFGAWVRERLSACREPVLVTGSGLYLRGIWDQLSDLPEVPAALVERVRRWGSALGAPVLHRYLAAVDPARAGALHANDSARIQRALALHLGTGQAPSTFLAGPDTAIPAGWRVLVVAPGRERQRERVAARVAAQVRAGWPEEVRGLVAAGHVADLQALRPLGYAAWMGDGEAAGIQATVVQETQAYAKRQATWFRNQLPGAPTWDPDAEPLAAAFARLGLP, encoded by the coding sequence ATGCCCATCGCGATCCTCGGACCCACGGCCTCCGGCAAGTCCGCCGTGGCGGTGGCCGTGGCCCGCCGGGTGGGGGGCGCCGTGGTGAACGGCGATCCCTACCAGGCCATCGCGGGCCTCGCCATCGGCACGGGCCAGCCGGACACGGCCGAGCAGGGCGGCGTGCCCCACCTGGGCTACGGCGACCTGCCCCTCTCGACCCGTCCCAATCCCAAGGCCTTCGGGGCCTGGGTGCGGGAGCGACTCTCGGCCTGTCGTGAGCCCGTGTTGGTGACGGGATCCGGCCTCTATCTGCGGGGCATCTGGGATCAGCTCAGTGACCTGCCGGAGGTGCCTGCGGCTCTGGTGGAGCGGGTGCGGCGCTGGGGTTCCGCCCTGGGAGCGCCCGTGCTGCACCGCTACCTGGCCGCGGTGGACCCGGCCCGGGCCGGGGCCCTGCATGCCAACGACAGCGCCAGGATCCAGCGGGCCCTGGCCCTGCACCTGGGCACCGGGCAGGCCCCTTCGACCTTCCTGGCGGGTCCGGATACGGCCATTCCCGCTGGTTGGCGGGTCCTGGTGGTCGCGCCCGGTCGTGAGCGCCAGCGGGAGCGGGTGGCGGCGCGGGTGGCCGCCCAGGTGCGGGCGGGCTGGCCAGAGGAGGTGCGGGGCCTGGTGGCCGCGGGCCATGTCGCGGACCTGCAGGCGTTGCGGCCCCTGGGCTACGCCGCCTGGATGGGGGATGGGGAGGCCGCCGGCATCCAGGCCACGGTGGTGCAGGAGACCCAGGCCTACGCCAAGCGCCAGGCCACCTGGTTCCGCAACCAGTTGCCCGGCGCGCCTACCTGGGATCCCGACGCCGAGCCGCTGGCGGCGGCCTTCGCGCGCCTGGGGCTGCCATGA
- a CDS encoding NRDE family protein, with product MCLIALAYRAHPDFELLLVANRDEYHARPTAPAGPWAEAPDVFGGRDLSQGGSWLALSQRGRLACVTNVRRMAVPDPGAPSRGALVSGFVRGDQAARTFSEEVAAGAMAFAGFNLLLWDGSELRYLNNHPRFVSRAVPPGVHVVSNADLDTPWPKTEKLRRAMEAWVASGNGDEGPLLAALADRAVAPDADLPDTGVGLDLERRLSPAFIVGPTYGTRCSTLVALRRDGSARFTEWRFDPAGRSAGRTDARWAPGAEGWVP from the coding sequence ATGTGTCTCATCGCGCTCGCCTACCGCGCCCATCCGGACTTCGAGCTCCTCCTCGTCGCCAATCGCGATGAGTACCACGCGCGCCCCACGGCGCCGGCCGGTCCCTGGGCGGAGGCCCCGGACGTCTTCGGCGGGCGCGATCTGTCCCAGGGCGGCAGCTGGCTCGCCCTGTCGCAGCGGGGCCGCCTGGCCTGCGTCACGAATGTGAGGCGCATGGCGGTTCCGGATCCGGGCGCGCCCTCCCGCGGGGCCCTGGTGTCGGGGTTCGTCCGGGGAGACCAGGCGGCCCGGACCTTCTCGGAGGAGGTGGCGGCCGGGGCCATGGCTTTCGCCGGGTTCAACCTCCTGCTCTGGGACGGGTCCGAGTTGCGCTACCTGAACAACCACCCGCGGTTCGTGTCCCGGGCGGTGCCGCCGGGGGTGCATGTGGTGTCAAATGCGGACCTGGACACGCCCTGGCCGAAGACCGAGAAGCTCCGCCGGGCCATGGAAGCCTGGGTGGCCTCCGGGAATGGGGACGAGGGGCCCCTCCTCGCCGCCCTGGCGGACCGGGCGGTTGCCCCCGACGCGGACCTGCCCGACACCGGCGTGGGCCTCGACCTGGAGCGCCGGCTCTCGCCGGCCTTCATCGTCGGCCCCACGTACGGCACGCGCTGCTCGACGCTGGTCGCGCTCCGCCGGGACGGCTCGGCACGGTTCACCGAGTGGCGCTTCGACCCCGCCGGCCGGTCGGCCGGCCGCACGGATGCGCGGTGGGCCCCCGGGGCCGAAGGCTGGGTCCCATGA
- the purF gene encoding amidophosphoribosyltransferase, producing MPFRDECGVFGICPQTEASRQTYLGLYALQHRGQEAAGICSGDATGLHLHKALGYVADVFSEAVLDSLPGDAAIGHTRYSTTGGNVASAAHPFLIHGRFGQVALCHNGNLTNTETLRAALIADGHTFTSPSDSEVLLALINRAQADTLEDAVVSALRQAEGAYSLLVLTEHTLIAARDPRGFRPLAMGHMNGTTVFSSETCAFDLVGAAYIRDVAPGEMVVVPRDGSPLRSVFPLPKVQPKPCVFEHIYFARPDSLVYGKSVMVARREMGRLLALRHPVEADLIVPVPDSGVSAALGYSEQSGIPFDFGIIRNHYVGRTFIEPKQNIRSFGVKVKLNPVRHLLAGKRVVLVDDSIVRGTTSKKIVQMVREAGAKEVHMRIACPPTTHSCFYGIDTPKRQHLIASYMSLKEIEGFVEADSLGYLDLKDLEACMGDDGQGYCYACFTGDYPVVPEPKA from the coding sequence ATGCCGTTCAGGGACGAGTGCGGAGTATTCGGGATCTGTCCCCAGACGGAAGCTTCGCGGCAGACCTACCTGGGCCTCTACGCCCTCCAGCACCGGGGCCAGGAGGCCGCCGGCATCTGCTCCGGCGATGCGACGGGGCTCCACCTGCACAAGGCCCTGGGCTACGTGGCGGACGTGTTCTCCGAGGCCGTGCTGGATTCCCTGCCCGGCGACGCCGCCATCGGCCACACGCGCTACTCCACCACCGGCGGCAACGTGGCCTCCGCGGCCCACCCCTTCCTCATCCACGGCCGCTTCGGCCAGGTGGCCCTCTGCCACAACGGGAACCTGACCAACACCGAGACGCTGCGCGCCGCCCTGATCGCCGACGGCCACACCTTCACCAGCCCCTCGGATTCCGAGGTGTTGCTGGCCCTCATCAACCGGGCCCAGGCCGACACCCTGGAGGATGCGGTGGTCTCGGCCCTCCGCCAGGCCGAGGGCGCCTACTCCCTGCTCGTCCTCACAGAGCACACCCTCATCGCCGCCCGGGATCCCCGCGGGTTCAGGCCCCTGGCCATGGGGCACATGAACGGCACCACCGTGTTCAGTTCCGAGACCTGCGCCTTCGACCTGGTGGGCGCGGCCTACATCCGCGACGTGGCCCCCGGCGAGATGGTGGTGGTGCCCCGGGATGGCAGCCCGCTGCGCTCCGTCTTCCCCCTGCCCAAGGTCCAGCCGAAGCCCTGCGTGTTCGAGCATATCTACTTCGCCCGGCCCGACTCGCTGGTGTACGGCAAGAGCGTCATGGTCGCCCGGCGCGAGATGGGGCGGCTGCTGGCCCTGCGCCACCCCGTGGAGGCGGATCTCATCGTGCCCGTCCCCGACAGCGGCGTGAGCGCGGCGCTCGGCTACTCCGAGCAGTCCGGCATCCCCTTCGACTTCGGCATCATCCGCAACCACTACGTGGGCCGCACCTTCATCGAGCCCAAGCAGAACATCCGCAGCTTCGGCGTGAAAGTGAAGCTGAACCCTGTGCGCCACCTGCTGGCGGGCAAGCGGGTGGTGCTGGTGGACGACAGCATCGTGCGCGGCACCACCAGCAAGAAGATCGTGCAGATGGTCCGCGAGGCCGGCGCGAAGGAGGTGCACATGCGCATCGCCTGCCCGCCCACCACGCACTCCTGCTTCTACGGCATCGACACCCCCAAGCGGCAGCACCTCATCGCCTCGTACATGTCCCTGAAGGAGATCGAGGGCTTCGTGGAAGCCGACAGCCTCGGCTACCTCGATCTGAAGGACCTCGAGGCCTGCATGGGCGATGACGGGCAGGGGTACTGCTACGCCTGCTTCACCGGCGACTACCCGGTGGTGCCGGAACCGAAGGCCTAG
- a CDS encoding HAD family hydrolase, whose product MRSWAMPLCFDLDGTLGHFSSGFVLLREALGGLWGTAPTAEDLGRCLGSTDWEIVDELHRLRFGSGLDETGYAAYQAACVERFQAVFAPGCQAAVAYGGIIEALHRLAERHPVWLVSGNAPDLLAFKAATLGIDPAIPRLGSLPRHDRTDLLRRALEGGPGPHLYVGDRPHDLAAARAAGLPFLGVGDAVPGDHPCLPSDAAPDQVVASVASLLRG is encoded by the coding sequence ATGCGATCCTGGGCCATGCCGCTCTGCTTTGACCTCGACGGGACCCTCGGCCACTTCAGTTCCGGTTTCGTGCTGCTGCGGGAGGCCCTGGGCGGACTCTGGGGCACCGCGCCCACGGCGGAGGATCTCGGCCGCTGCCTGGGTTCCACCGACTGGGAGATCGTGGACGAGCTGCACCGCCTGCGGTTCGGCTCCGGCCTCGATGAAACCGGCTACGCGGCCTATCAGGCTGCCTGCGTGGAGCGCTTCCAGGCGGTGTTCGCACCCGGGTGCCAGGCGGCCGTGGCCTATGGCGGCATCATCGAAGCCCTGCACCGGCTGGCGGAGCGCCACCCGGTCTGGCTGGTCTCGGGCAACGCCCCGGACCTGCTGGCCTTCAAGGCCGCCACCCTGGGCATCGATCCGGCCATCCCCCGGCTGGGCTCCCTGCCCCGCCACGACCGCACGGACCTGCTGCGCCGGGCCCTGGAGGGTGGTCCGGGCCCCCACCTCTACGTGGGTGACCGCCCGCACGACCTGGCAGCCGCGCGAGCCGCAGGGCTGCCCTTCCTGGGGGTGGGCGACGCCGTGCCCGGCGACCACCCCTGCCTGCCCAGCGATGCCGCGCCGGACCAGGTGGTCGCGTCCGTGGCCTCCCTGCTCAGGGGCTAG
- a CDS encoding tetratricopeptide repeat protein — MAASPAPVEGWAVWARPLGWLALIAFGPLALLPTPLSLLARVWIVLLILGAWTILVAAFIGALAGAATPVTVWLELHLRAWVARFAPDPEALWLHWARQAHRMDQAHRCLDRAVRLGGAEALFQEGLVFLEGGFGAGGQATAVARLRQAAERGHPEAGFRLAEALRTGHGVLRDPAQAAAWYQRAAAAGCGAAAAWLARAHAEGDGVAQDGEQARRWAEAADRLRPHPPLSRSLLRHDAAPEDALIRLGAQVADRVGRAAERVVARRAGRWALGLGTVVLACLALGTAATLFWAGSSGLFHLPLIMLGPPALLLAWQAWRLRREGPRGGRDRLREAAEGGDPEACYRLGLAYRQGSARLPKDDLSAAVWFRRAAEAGHREAMAALGEAYLGGHGVMRDPREAARWAEASRREPASP, encoded by the coding sequence ATGGCCGCTTCGCCGGCCCCGGTGGAGGGCTGGGCCGTCTGGGCCCGACCCCTGGGCTGGCTGGCGCTGATCGCCTTTGGTCCTCTGGCGCTCCTGCCCACACCGCTGTCTCTCCTGGCGCGTGTCTGGATCGTGCTGCTGATCCTTGGGGCCTGGACCATCCTTGTGGCCGCCTTCATCGGCGCCCTGGCCGGGGCGGCCACGCCGGTGACGGTCTGGCTGGAGCTTCACCTCCGCGCCTGGGTGGCCCGCTTCGCGCCGGATCCGGAAGCCCTCTGGCTCCACTGGGCCCGGCAGGCCCACCGCATGGACCAGGCGCACCGGTGCCTGGACCGGGCCGTGCGCCTGGGCGGGGCCGAGGCCCTGTTCCAGGAGGGGCTGGTCTTCCTCGAAGGAGGCTTCGGCGCCGGGGGGCAGGCCACCGCCGTGGCCCGCCTGCGGCAGGCGGCGGAACGGGGCCACCCGGAGGCCGGCTTCCGGCTCGCGGAGGCCCTCCGGACGGGCCACGGAGTCCTGCGGGATCCGGCCCAGGCCGCGGCCTGGTACCAGCGGGCGGCGGCAGCGGGATGCGGGGCCGCGGCGGCCTGGCTGGCCCGAGCCCATGCCGAGGGGGATGGCGTAGCCCAGGATGGAGAGCAGGCCCGCCGCTGGGCCGAGGCCGCGGATCGCCTGCGTCCCCACCCGCCTCTGAGCCGCAGCCTCCTGCGGCACGATGCGGCTCCGGAAGATGCGCTGATCCGGCTCGGCGCCCAGGTGGCGGACCGGGTCGGGAGGGCGGCGGAGCGGGTGGTGGCCCGCCGGGCGGGGCGCTGGGCCCTGGGGCTGGGGACCGTGGTCCTGGCCTGCCTGGCCCTGGGTACGGCCGCGACCCTCTTCTGGGCCGGGTCCTCGGGGCTCTTCCACCTGCCCCTGATCATGCTGGGGCCGCCGGCGCTCCTGCTGGCCTGGCAGGCCTGGCGGTTGCGCCGCGAGGGGCCGCGAGGCGGGCGGGACCGGCTCCGGGAGGCGGCGGAGGGCGGCGATCCAGAGGCCTGCTACCGCCTTGGGCTGGCCTACCGGCAGGGGAGCGCCCGCCTGCCCAAGGATGACCTCAGCGCGGCGGTCTGGTTCCGCCGGGCCGCGGAGGCGGGACACCGGGAGGCCATGGCGGCCCTGGGCGAGGCCTATCTGGGAGGCCATGGCGTCATGCGCGATCCCCGCGAGGCGGCGCGGTGGGCGGAAGCCTCGCGCCGGGAGCCCGCTAGCCCCTGA
- a CDS encoding TlpA family protein disulfide reductase, producing the protein MSDAYVPESRWRTLGAAALVGGGLLLVGLVAFRGLSGRGGGAPAGADVRKVAFRDAEGARRTLADYRGKVVVVDVWATWCPPCRKSLPEVAELQRSGGDRYVVLPISVDRGGWEDVKPFLAKNPQLGLTAYLPDGAEGLEPLGEIRGIPTTFIIDREGRVVKSWAGYGEGMTKRALDEALKGH; encoded by the coding sequence ATGTCCGATGCCTATGTCCCTGAATCCCGCTGGCGCACCCTCGGCGCGGCGGCGCTGGTGGGTGGGGGCCTGCTGCTGGTGGGCCTGGTGGCCTTCCGGGGCCTCTCCGGTCGTGGTGGCGGTGCCCCCGCGGGGGCGGATGTCCGCAAGGTGGCCTTCCGTGACGCGGAGGGCGCCCGGCGCACCCTGGCGGACTATCGGGGCAAGGTGGTGGTGGTGGACGTGTGGGCCACCTGGTGCCCGCCCTGCCGCAAGTCCCTGCCGGAGGTGGCGGAGCTCCAGAGGTCCGGCGGTGACCGCTACGTGGTGCTCCCCATTTCCGTGGACCGGGGCGGCTGGGAGGATGTGAAACCCTTCCTCGCGAAGAACCCGCAGCTGGGCCTCACGGCCTACCTGCCGGACGGGGCGGAGGGCCTGGAGCCCTTGGGGGAGATCCGCGGGATCCCCACGACCTTCATCATCGACCGCGAGGGCCGGGTGGTGAAGAGCTGGGCGGGCTACGGCGAGGGCATGACGAAACGGGCGCTGGACGAGGCCCTGAAAGGGCACTGA
- a CDS encoding sulfurtransferase, whose translation MPLLSAAHLREHLASVRLLDVRQDPAGYASGHLPGALHADLNRQLSTASDPGHDPARGGRHPLPPLDRFAAQVGAWGIGPDTEVVAYDSAGGSNAAARLWWMLRALGHERVAVLDGGLPAALTAGLTLTAEVPAPEPRDPYPADRWRLPMADAEAVEAIRRDGTRKLLDVRAAERWRGDSETLDPVAGHIPGSVNLPWADNLQPDGRFKPPEELRSQYGALLAGLPVDRLTVHCGSGVTACHTLLALEVAGLPGAALYVGSWSEWCRSGRPRAGRQA comes from the coding sequence ATGCCGCTGCTCTCCGCCGCCCACCTCCGGGAACACCTCGCTTCGGTCCGCCTGCTCGACGTCCGCCAGGACCCGGCCGGCTACGCCTCCGGCCACCTCCCCGGCGCCCTCCACGCGGACCTGAACCGCCAGCTCAGCACGGCCTCCGACCCAGGCCACGACCCGGCCCGGGGCGGACGCCACCCCCTGCCGCCCCTGGACCGCTTCGCCGCCCAGGTGGGCGCCTGGGGCATCGGACCCGACACTGAAGTGGTGGCGTACGACAGCGCCGGCGGAAGCAATGCCGCGGCGCGGCTCTGGTGGATGCTGCGGGCCCTGGGGCACGAACGCGTCGCCGTGCTCGACGGCGGCCTGCCGGCCGCGCTGACAGCCGGCCTGACCCTGACGGCGGAGGTCCCGGCTCCGGAGCCGCGGGATCCCTACCCTGCGGATCGCTGGCGCCTGCCCATGGCCGACGCGGAGGCCGTGGAGGCGATCCGCCGCGACGGCACGCGCAAGCTCCTGGACGTGCGCGCCGCGGAGCGCTGGCGCGGGGACAGCGAAACCCTCGATCCCGTGGCGGGCCACATCCCCGGGTCGGTGAACCTGCCCTGGGCCGACAACCTCCAGCCCGACGGCCGCTTCAAGCCGCCCGAGGAGCTCCGCTCCCAGTACGGGGCCCTGCTGGCCGGCCTGCCCGTGGACCGTCTCACCGTCCATTGCGGCAGCGGCGTCACCGCCTGCCACACCCTGCTTGCGCTGGAGGTCGCCGGTCTCCCTGGCGCCGCCCTCTATGTCGGCAGCTGGAGCGAGTGGTGCCGCAGCGGCCGCCCGCGGGCGGGCCGCCAGGCATGA
- a CDS encoding MDR family MFS transporter, translated as MNPWKGLRGLPREVWLVCASTLVNRLGTMALPFLVLYLTQGRRWTPEEAGFGMMVYGAGALAAGPFAGRLADRLGHVHVLKASLWTSGALLLVIPFATTKPVLFALIFLWAGLTQAFWPSAMALLADLAAPEQRKAVYALHRLSVNLGMAVGPALGGIIAHHSYTWVFWTDGLSTLAGAILLGLLLKARPRPVVPHGHGPGASPWRDRRLAFLLLPFIPMLMVFFQIEGTLPLWVVRDLGLGSRFYGLLFTVNTLLIVALEVALNLAMARWPHGRQLLLGALFFAFGFGLTAWATGPTTLILTTIIWTFGEMTLFPAMSDAVATLAPPDRRGEYMGLLSLCFAAALALGPWLGVLAYAKVGPRAVWLATFGIALGAGLLLARFRTPAVPARAES; from the coding sequence ATGAACCCCTGGAAAGGCCTCCGCGGCCTCCCCCGCGAAGTCTGGCTGGTCTGCGCCAGCACCCTGGTGAACCGCCTGGGCACCATGGCCCTGCCCTTCCTCGTGCTCTACCTCACCCAGGGCCGCCGCTGGACGCCGGAGGAGGCGGGCTTCGGGATGATGGTCTACGGAGCCGGCGCCCTGGCGGCGGGCCCCTTCGCGGGCCGGCTGGCGGACCGGCTGGGGCATGTCCACGTGCTGAAGGCCAGCCTGTGGACCTCCGGCGCCCTGCTGCTGGTCATCCCCTTCGCCACCACGAAACCGGTGCTCTTCGCCCTGATCTTCCTCTGGGCGGGCCTCACGCAGGCCTTCTGGCCCAGCGCCATGGCCCTGCTGGCGGACCTCGCCGCACCTGAGCAGCGCAAGGCGGTCTACGCTCTGCACCGCCTCTCCGTGAACCTCGGCATGGCTGTGGGTCCGGCCCTGGGCGGCATCATCGCCCACCACAGCTACACCTGGGTGTTCTGGACCGACGGCCTCAGCACCCTGGCCGGTGCCATCCTGCTGGGGCTGCTGCTGAAGGCGCGGCCCCGGCCCGTCGTGCCCCATGGCCACGGGCCGGGCGCGAGCCCCTGGCGCGACCGCCGCCTGGCCTTCCTGCTGCTGCCCTTCATCCCCATGCTGATGGTGTTCTTCCAGATCGAGGGCACGCTGCCGCTGTGGGTGGTGCGCGACCTGGGCCTGGGCAGCCGCTTCTACGGCCTGCTGTTCACGGTGAACACCCTGCTCATCGTGGCGCTGGAAGTGGCCCTCAACCTGGCCATGGCGCGCTGGCCCCACGGCCGCCAGCTTCTCCTGGGAGCGCTGTTCTTCGCCTTCGGCTTCGGCCTCACGGCCTGGGCCACGGGACCTACCACGCTGATCCTCACCACCATCATCTGGACCTTCGGCGAGATGACCCTCTTCCCCGCCATGAGCGACGCCGTGGCCACCCTGGCGCCGCCGGACCGGCGCGGCGAATACATGGGCCTGCTGTCCCTCTGCTTCGCCGCGGCGCTGGCCCTGGGCCCCTGGCTGGGCGTGCTGGCCTACGCCAAGGTGGGCCCCCGGGCGGTGTGGCTCGCCACCTTCGGCATCGCCCTGGGCGCGGGACTGCTGCTGGCGCGGTTCCGGACGCCGGCCGTCCCGGCCCGGGCCGAGTCCTGA